Proteins from a genomic interval of Streptomyces sp. NBC_01445:
- the sucC gene encoding ADP-forming succinate--CoA ligase subunit beta, producing MDLYEHQARELFEEHGILVPKAEVTDSPKEAREIARRLGGRVVVKAQVKTGGRGKAGGVKLAADPPAAELTARQILGMDIKGHTVGRVMLAQPVDIESEFYVSYVLDRAAGRFLAIASAEGGMDIEEVAATRPEAVARIPIDPAEGVTTAKAAQIAEAAGLPDRTVDVLVRLWDVLTREDAVLVEVNPLVRTSDGQILALDGKVTLDDNARFRQERWGTQESAHDDALEAAAAAKGLNYVKLDGEVGIIGNGAGLVMSTLDVVAGCGARPANFLDIGGGASAQVMADGLSVILSDPAVKSVFVNVFGGITACDAVADGIVQALESVRLTKPLVVRLDGNSAVQGRAILDGRAHPLVEQATTMDGAARRAAELANAG from the coding sequence ATGGACCTGTACGAGCACCAGGCAAGGGAACTCTTCGAAGAACACGGCATCTTGGTGCCGAAGGCCGAGGTCACGGACTCGCCCAAGGAGGCTCGCGAGATCGCGCGCAGGCTGGGCGGCCGCGTCGTCGTCAAGGCGCAGGTGAAGACCGGGGGCCGCGGCAAGGCGGGAGGCGTCAAACTCGCCGCCGACCCGCCCGCCGCCGAACTGACGGCACGCCAGATCCTCGGCATGGACATCAAGGGCCACACCGTCGGCAGGGTCATGCTGGCCCAACCGGTCGACATAGAGAGCGAGTTCTACGTCTCCTACGTCCTCGACCGGGCCGCCGGACGCTTCCTCGCCATCGCCTCCGCCGAGGGCGGCATGGACATCGAGGAGGTCGCGGCGACCCGGCCCGAGGCCGTGGCCCGCATCCCGATCGACCCGGCCGAGGGCGTCACCACGGCGAAGGCGGCACAGATCGCCGAGGCCGCCGGCCTCCCCGACCGGACCGTCGACGTACTGGTCCGCCTCTGGGACGTCCTCACCCGCGAGGACGCCGTACTCGTCGAGGTGAACCCCCTCGTACGCACGAGCGACGGCCAGATCCTCGCCCTCGACGGCAAGGTCACCCTCGACGACAACGCCCGCTTCCGCCAGGAGCGTTGGGGCACCCAGGAGTCCGCCCACGACGACGCCCTCGAAGCGGCCGCCGCGGCCAAGGGCCTCAACTACGTGAAGCTCGACGGCGAGGTCGGCATCATCGGCAACGGCGCCGGGCTCGTCATGTCGACGCTCGACGTGGTCGCGGGCTGCGGCGCCCGCCCCGCCAACTTCCTCGACATCGGCGGAGGCGCCTCCGCGCAGGTCATGGCCGACGGCCTCTCCGTCATCCTGTCCGACCCGGCGGTGAAGTCCGTCTTCGTGAACGTCTTCGGCGGCATCACCGCCTGTGACGCCGTCGCCGACGGCATCGTCCAGGCCCTGGAGTCCGTACGGCTGACCAAACCGCTCGTCGTCCGCCTCGACGGGAACAGCGCCGTCCAGGGCCGCGCCATCCTCGACGGCCGCGCCCACCCCCTCGTCGAACAGGCCACCACCATGGACGGCGCCGCGCGCCGGGCCGCCGAACTCGCCAACGCGGGCTAA
- a CDS encoding thiamine pyrophosphate-binding protein: MPDDSQELISGGHLVAKALKAEGVEVIYTLCGGHIIDIYDGCVDEGIEVVDVRHEQVAAHAADGYARITGKPGCAVVTAGPGTTDAVTGVANAFRAESPMLLIGGQGAHTQHKMGSLQDLPHVDMMTPITKFAATVPDTARAADMVSMAFRECYHGAPGPSFLEIPRDVLDAKVPVDKARVPRAGQYRASTRSAGDPEAIEKLADLLVHAEKPAILLGSQVWTTRATEDAIELVRALNVPAYMNGAGRGTLPPGDPHHFQLSRRYAFSNADLIIIVGTPFDFRMGYGKRLSPDATVVQIDLDYRTVGKNRDIDLGIVGDAGLVLKSVTEAASGRLNGGGAKRKEWLDELRAAEQTAIEKRLPSLRSDASPIHPYRLVSEINDFLTEDSIYIGDGGDIVTFSGQVVQPKSPGHWMDPGPLGTLGVGIPFVLAAKQARPDKEVVALFGDGAFSLTGWDFETLVRYNLPFVGIVGNNSSMNQIRYGQKAKYGDERERVGNTLGDVHYDKFAQMLGGYGEEVRDPADIAPALRRARESGKPSLINVWVDPDAYAPGTMNQTMYK; encoded by the coding sequence ATGCCCGACGACAGCCAGGAACTCATCTCCGGTGGTCATCTGGTCGCCAAGGCGCTCAAGGCAGAAGGTGTGGAGGTCATCTACACCCTGTGCGGCGGCCACATCATCGACATCTACGACGGCTGCGTCGACGAAGGCATTGAAGTCGTCGACGTCCGCCACGAGCAGGTCGCCGCCCACGCGGCGGACGGGTACGCGCGCATCACCGGCAAGCCCGGCTGCGCCGTCGTCACCGCGGGACCGGGCACCACCGACGCCGTCACCGGCGTCGCGAACGCGTTCCGCGCGGAGTCACCCATGCTCCTCATCGGCGGCCAGGGCGCGCACACCCAGCACAAGATGGGCTCGCTCCAGGACCTGCCGCACGTCGACATGATGACGCCCATCACCAAGTTCGCCGCGACCGTGCCGGACACCGCGCGCGCCGCCGACATGGTGTCGATGGCGTTCCGCGAGTGCTACCACGGCGCCCCCGGCCCGTCGTTCCTGGAGATCCCGCGCGATGTCCTCGACGCCAAGGTGCCGGTGGACAAGGCCCGCGTACCCCGGGCCGGCCAGTACCGGGCCTCGACCCGCTCGGCCGGTGACCCCGAGGCGATCGAGAAGCTCGCCGACCTCCTCGTGCACGCCGAGAAGCCGGCGATCCTGCTCGGCAGCCAGGTGTGGACGACCCGCGCGACCGAGGACGCCATCGAACTCGTCCGCGCCCTCAATGTGCCCGCCTACATGAACGGCGCGGGCCGCGGCACCCTGCCGCCCGGCGACCCGCACCACTTCCAGCTCTCGCGCCGCTACGCCTTCTCGAACGCCGACCTCATCATCATCGTCGGCACGCCCTTCGACTTCCGCATGGGCTACGGCAAGCGCCTCTCCCCCGACGCGACCGTCGTGCAGATCGACCTCGACTACCGCACGGTCGGCAAGAACCGCGACATCGACCTCGGCATCGTCGGCGACGCGGGCCTCGTCCTGAAGTCGGTCACCGAGGCCGCCTCCGGACGGCTCAACGGCGGGGGCGCCAAGCGCAAGGAGTGGCTCGATGAGCTGCGGGCCGCCGAGCAGACCGCCATCGAGAAGCGGCTGCCGAGCCTTCGCTCCGACGCCTCTCCCATCCACCCGTACCGCCTGGTCAGCGAAATCAACGACTTCCTCACCGAGGACTCGATCTACATCGGGGACGGCGGCGACATCGTCACCTTCTCCGGGCAGGTCGTGCAGCCCAAGTCGCCCGGCCACTGGATGGACCCGGGGCCGCTGGGCACCCTCGGCGTCGGCATCCCCTTCGTCCTCGCCGCCAAGCAGGCGCGGCCCGACAAGGAGGTCGTCGCGCTCTTCGGCGACGGGGCGTTCTCGCTGACGGGCTGGGACTTCGAGACCCTCGTCCGCTACAACCTGCCCTTCGTCGGGATCGTCGGCAACAACTCGTCGATGAACCAGATCCGTTACGGCCAGAAGGCCAAGTACGGCGACGAGCGCGAGCGCGTCGGCAACACCCTCGGTGACGTCCACTACGACAAGTTCGCCCAGATGCTGGGGGGTTACGGCGAAGAGGTCCGCGACCCCGCCGACATCGCGCCCGCGCTCCGAAGGGCACGCGAGTCCGGGAAGCCCTCGCTGATCAACGTGTGGGTCGACCCGGACGCGTACGCCCCCGGAACCATGAACCAGACCATGTACAAGTGA
- the frc gene encoding formyl-CoA transferase produces MTTKALEGVRVLDMTHVQSGPSATQLLAWLGADVVKLEAPTGDITRKQLRDLPDVDSLYFTMLNCNKRSITLNTKTERGKELLTELIRRSDVMVENFGPGAVDRMGFTWERIQEINPRIVYASIKGFGDGPYTNFKAYEVVAQAMGGSMATTGFEDGPPLATGAQIGDSGTGIHAVAGILAALFQRENTGRGQRVNVAMQHAVLNLCRVKLRDQQRLTHGPLAEYPNEDFGDEVPRSGNASGGGQPGWAVKCAPGGPNDYVYVIVQPVGWQPLSELIGRPELAGDPEWATPEARLPKLNKMFQLIEEWSSTLPKWEVLERLNAHNIPCGPILSTKEIIEDESLVANEMVVEVAHPERGTFTTVGSPLKLSDSPVEVVSSPLLGEHNAEVFVGELGLGDEELRLLKSNGVI; encoded by the coding sequence ATGACCACCAAGGCTCTCGAGGGCGTCCGTGTCCTCGACATGACCCATGTGCAGTCCGGGCCCTCCGCGACCCAGCTCCTCGCCTGGCTCGGCGCGGACGTGGTGAAACTGGAGGCGCCGACCGGGGACATCACGCGCAAGCAGCTGCGTGACCTGCCGGACGTCGACTCGCTCTACTTCACGATGCTCAACTGCAACAAGCGGAGCATCACCCTCAACACGAAGACGGAACGCGGCAAGGAGCTCCTCACCGAGCTGATCCGGCGCTCCGACGTCATGGTCGAGAACTTCGGCCCGGGCGCCGTCGACCGGATGGGCTTCACGTGGGAGCGCATCCAGGAGATCAACCCGCGCATCGTCTACGCCTCCATCAAGGGCTTCGGCGACGGCCCGTACACCAACTTCAAGGCGTACGAGGTCGTGGCGCAGGCCATGGGCGGCTCGATGGCGACGACCGGGTTCGAGGACGGTCCGCCGCTGGCCACCGGCGCGCAGATCGGCGACTCCGGCACCGGCATCCACGCCGTCGCCGGCATCCTCGCGGCGCTGTTCCAGCGCGAGAACACCGGGCGCGGCCAGCGCGTGAACGTCGCGATGCAGCACGCGGTGCTCAACCTGTGCCGGGTGAAGCTGCGCGACCAACAGCGTCTGACACACGGCCCGTTGGCCGAGTACCCGAACGAGGATTTCGGTGACGAGGTGCCGCGTTCGGGCAACGCGTCCGGCGGCGGCCAGCCGGGCTGGGCGGTCAAGTGCGCGCCCGGCGGCCCGAACGACTACGTGTACGTCATCGTGCAGCCCGTCGGCTGGCAGCCGCTGAGCGAGCTGATCGGGCGGCCCGAGCTGGCCGGCGACCCCGAGTGGGCGACGCCCGAGGCTCGCCTGCCCAAGCTCAACAAGATGTTCCAGCTCATCGAGGAGTGGTCCTCGACCCTGCCCAAGTGGGAGGTGCTCGAGCGGCTCAACGCGCACAACATCCCGTGCGGGCCGATCCTCTCCACCAAGGAGATCATCGAGGACGAGTCGCTCGTCGCGAACGAGATGGTCGTCGAGGTGGCCCACCCGGAGCGCGGCACGTTCACCACGGTCGGCTCCCCCCTCAAGCTCTCCGACTCCCCCGTGGAAGTGGTCAGTTCACCCCTGCTCGGCGAGCACAACGCCGAGGTGTTCGTCGGGGAGCTGGGGCTCGGGGACGAGGAACTGCGCCTGCTCAAGTCGAACGGAGTGATCTGA
- a CDS encoding acetate--CoA ligase family protein: protein MAEDRELTVRALLESVRAEGRSALTAPEGKVIADAYGISVPGEELATDVDEAVAYAARFGGPVVMKIVSPDILHKTDAGGVIVGVEGAADVRAAFCKIVENARAYAPDARIEGVQVQDLLPTGPSSQEVIVGAVTDPTFGKVVAFGLGGVLVEVLKDVTFRLAPVGADEAVSMLDSIRAAEVLRGVRGAQPVDRWALAEQIRRVSQLVTDFPEIAEVDLNPVIATPEGAVAADIRVILADGAPKQRRTYSREEILRSMRRLMQPRSVAVIGASNEQGKIGNSVMRNLIDGGFSGEIHPVNPKADDILGRKAYKSVTDVPGEVDVAVFAIPAKFVASALEEVGRKGIPNAVLIPSGFAETGEQALQDEIVAIGERYGVRLLGPNIYGYYSTWQDLCATFCTPYDVKGGVALTSQSGGIGMAILGFARTTKTGVSAIVGLGNKSDLDEDDLLTWFGEDPNTQCIAMHLEDLKDGRAFVEAARATVPKKPVVVLKAGRTSAGAKAAGSHTGALAGDDAVYDDILRQAGVIRAPGLNEMLEYARALPVLPTPKGDNVVIITGAGGSGVLLSDAIVDNGLSLMEIPEDLDAAFKAFIPPFGAAGNPIDITGGEPPSTYEATIRLGLEDPRIHSLVLGYWHTIVTPPMVFAELTARVVEEFRARGIEKPVVASLAGDVEVEEACQYLYERGVVAYPYTTEKPVAALGAKYRWARAAGLLGGGS from the coding sequence ATGGCCGAGGACCGTGAGCTCACGGTACGGGCGCTGCTCGAGTCCGTGCGCGCGGAGGGCCGCAGCGCTCTCACCGCCCCCGAGGGCAAGGTGATCGCCGACGCGTACGGGATCTCCGTGCCCGGCGAGGAGCTGGCTACGGACGTGGACGAGGCGGTCGCGTACGCGGCACGCTTCGGCGGACCCGTCGTGATGAAGATCGTCTCCCCCGACATCCTGCACAAGACGGACGCGGGCGGCGTGATCGTGGGGGTGGAGGGCGCGGCCGACGTGCGGGCCGCCTTCTGCAAGATCGTGGAGAACGCGCGGGCCTACGCGCCGGACGCCCGGATCGAGGGCGTGCAGGTGCAGGATCTGCTGCCGACCGGGCCCTCCTCGCAGGAGGTCATCGTCGGGGCCGTCACCGATCCGACGTTCGGGAAGGTCGTCGCGTTCGGGCTCGGCGGTGTGCTGGTCGAGGTGCTCAAGGACGTGACGTTCCGGCTCGCGCCGGTCGGCGCGGACGAGGCCGTGTCCATGCTGGACTCGATCCGGGCGGCCGAGGTGCTGCGCGGGGTGCGCGGCGCGCAGCCGGTCGACCGGTGGGCGCTGGCCGAGCAGATCCGCCGGGTGTCCCAACTGGTCACCGACTTCCCGGAGATCGCCGAGGTCGACCTCAACCCCGTGATCGCGACGCCGGAGGGCGCGGTCGCCGCCGACATCCGGGTGATCCTCGCCGACGGGGCGCCGAAGCAGCGGCGCACGTACTCGCGCGAGGAGATCCTCCGGTCGATGCGCCGGCTGATGCAGCCGCGCTCGGTCGCGGTGATCGGCGCGTCCAACGAGCAGGGCAAGATCGGCAATTCGGTCATGCGCAACCTGATCGACGGGGGTTTCTCCGGGGAGATCCATCCGGTGAACCCCAAGGCCGATGACATCCTGGGCCGCAAGGCGTACAAGAGTGTCACGGACGTCCCGGGTGAGGTGGATGTGGCGGTCTTCGCGATCCCCGCCAAGTTCGTGGCCTCGGCCCTCGAAGAGGTGGGACGCAAGGGGATCCCGAACGCGGTCCTGATCCCCTCCGGCTTCGCGGAGACCGGTGAACAGGCCCTCCAGGACGAGATCGTGGCGATCGGCGAGCGGTACGGGGTACGCCTGCTCGGGCCGAACATCTACGGCTACTACTCGACGTGGCAGGACCTGTGCGCCACGTTCTGCACGCCGTACGACGTGAAGGGCGGGGTCGCGCTGACCTCGCAGTCCGGGGGCATCGGCATGGCGATCCTGGGCTTCGCGCGCACGACGAAGACCGGTGTCTCCGCGATCGTCGGGCTCGGCAACAAGTCGGACCTCGACGAGGACGACCTGCTCACCTGGTTCGGTGAGGACCCCAACACCCAGTGCATCGCCATGCACCTGGAGGACCTGAAGGACGGGCGGGCCTTCGTGGAGGCCGCGCGGGCGACGGTGCCGAAGAAGCCCGTCGTGGTCCTCAAGGCGGGGCGCACCAGCGCGGGCGCGAAGGCGGCCGGTTCGCACACGGGAGCCCTCGCGGGCGACGACGCGGTGTACGACGACATCCTCAGGCAGGCAGGCGTCATCAGGGCGCCGGGGCTGAACGAGATGCTCGAGTACGCGCGGGCGCTGCCCGTGCTTCCGACGCCGAAGGGTGACAACGTCGTCATCATCACCGGCGCGGGCGGCTCGGGTGTACTGCTCTCGGACGCCATCGTCGACAACGGCCTGTCCCTGATGGAGATCCCGGAGGATCTGGACGCCGCGTTCAAGGCCTTCATCCCGCCCTTCGGCGCCGCGGGCAACCCGATCGACATCACGGGCGGTGAGCCGCCGTCGACGTACGAGGCGACCATCAGGCTCGGCCTGGAGGACCCGCGGATCCACTCCCTCGTCCTCGGCTACTGGCACACGATCGTCACCCCGCCGATGGTCTTCGCGGAGCTGACCGCGCGGGTGGTCGAGGAGTTCCGCGCGCGGGGCATCGAGAAGCCCGTGGTGGCGTCGCTCGCGGGCGACGTCGAGGTCGAGGAGGCCTGCCAGTACCTCTACGAGCGCGGGGTCGTGGCGTACCCGTACACGACCGAGAAGCCGGTGGCCGCACTCGGCGCGAAGTACCGGTGGGCCCGTGCGGCGGGGCTGTTGGGGGGCGGTTCATGA
- a CDS encoding OFA family MFS transporter produces the protein MTATDLSTSVPYREVTDANGRVYRVGETDIDILGRKRKWMVILPWVGMMGISSAEYAFASAEDTLHTAHDWNSLHIFWMMTVWVFFQAAVAFPAGRLRESGRLPARWAMMIGASGTFMGYLSLALAPHVVFAYIGFSVLSGMGAGMVYATCVNMVGKWYPERRGGKTGFVNGGFAYGSVPFVFLFTGYMDLTNYRWVLLSVGVLLAAMVAFAGSFFKDPPKNWWPANVDPLHPPEDPRARRSLEKNPPAVKQYTPLEAWRTGRVALMWFCLACTSGVNIFGIAFQVDIGEEAGFAGGIVATAMSLKALVNGSGRGVIGWLSDRYGRKQCLLAVCAILGFAQFGILWSAEAKNLPLFLVFSAISGFGGGAIFPMFAALTADYFGENNNATNYGMVYSSKLVSGLGAGMGAVVVGAWGHSGAFILAGCISFFAGFIALFLSQPGRSRSRDIQPNPQPLGEEMA, from the coding sequence ATGACCGCAACCGATCTATCAACCTCCGTCCCTTACAGAGAGGTGACGGACGCCAACGGCCGTGTGTACCGGGTTGGCGAGACCGATATCGACATCTTGGGCCGCAAGCGCAAGTGGATGGTGATCCTGCCCTGGGTGGGCATGATGGGGATCTCCTCCGCCGAGTACGCGTTCGCGTCCGCCGAGGACACCCTGCACACCGCGCACGACTGGAACAGCCTGCACATCTTCTGGATGATGACCGTCTGGGTGTTCTTCCAGGCCGCGGTCGCCTTCCCCGCGGGCAGGCTGCGTGAGAGCGGCAGACTGCCGGCCCGCTGGGCGATGATGATCGGCGCCTCGGGCACCTTCATGGGCTATCTGTCGCTGGCCCTGGCACCACACGTCGTCTTCGCCTATATCGGCTTCAGCGTGCTGAGCGGCATGGGCGCGGGCATGGTGTACGCCACCTGCGTCAACATGGTGGGCAAGTGGTACCCGGAGCGAAGGGGCGGCAAGACCGGCTTCGTCAACGGCGGATTCGCCTACGGTTCGGTGCCGTTCGTCTTCCTGTTCACCGGCTACATGGACCTGACCAACTACCGGTGGGTGCTGCTCTCGGTGGGCGTTCTGCTCGCCGCCATGGTCGCTTTCGCCGGTTCCTTCTTCAAGGATCCGCCGAAGAACTGGTGGCCTGCGAACGTCGATCCACTCCATCCGCCGGAGGACCCGCGCGCCCGGCGTTCCCTGGAGAAGAACCCGCCGGCCGTCAAGCAGTACACCCCGCTGGAGGCCTGGCGAACCGGCCGAGTGGCACTGATGTGGTTCTGTCTGGCCTGCACCTCCGGCGTGAACATCTTCGGCATCGCCTTCCAGGTGGACATCGGCGAAGAGGCCGGCTTCGCCGGCGGAATCGTTGCCACCGCGATGTCCCTGAAGGCGCTCGTCAACGGCAGCGGGCGCGGCGTCATCGGATGGCTCTCCGACCGCTACGGCCGCAAGCAGTGTCTGCTCGCCGTCTGCGCCATCCTCGGGTTCGCCCAGTTCGGCATCCTCTGGTCGGCCGAGGCCAAGAACCTGCCGCTGTTCCTGGTCTTCTCGGCGATCTCCGGTTTCGGCGGCGGCGCCATCTTCCCGATGTTCGCGGCGCTCACCGCGGACTACTTCGGCGAGAACAACAACGCCACCAACTACGGCATGGTCTACAGCTCCAAGCTCGTCTCCGGCCTTGGCGCGGGGATGGGCGCCGTGGTCGTCGGGGCCTGGGGACACTCCGGTGCCTTCATCCTGGCGGGCTGCATCTCCTTCTTCGCCGGCTTCATCGCGCTCTTCCTGTCCCAACCCGGCAGGTCCAGGTCCCGTGACATCCAACCCAACCCGCAACCGCTCGGTGAGGAGATGGCTTGA
- a CDS encoding OFA family MFS transporter, translated as MTAEPIAAGNSATTTGSKYREITDENGRVYRVGETDRDILGHSRKFMVYLPWVAMMAISVSEYAYGSAEDTLSSAHGWTQSNTFWILSVWVFFQAGIAFPAGWMREKGILTAKRATMVGAFLCLFGFLALSHFNNVWLAILGFGVIGGLGSGLVYSTCINMVGKWFPERKGGKTGFVNGGFAYGSLPFIFIFNYAFDTSNYHRVLDMIGVYVLVVVLACAFFFRDPPKNWWPHEVDPLKKSGSDKEAKSLAKNPPAVRQFTPMEAVRTGMLPLMWFSLVLTAGVSIFGISFQVDFAKEVGFGPLVAASSMGVMAVINGVGRAVVGWLSDIWGRKVSLVFVIVVLGLAQFGVIWAGDIHSEWLFLFFAFLSGFGGGAFYPMFAALTPDYFGENYNATNYGLVYSGKLVSGLFGGGLGSMVVAAWGYNGAYALAGGVSMVAAAVALLLRQPGGEQAEKVVATT; from the coding sequence ATGACGGCGGAGCCGATCGCCGCAGGCAACTCAGCGACGACCACTGGTAGCAAGTACCGAGAGATCACCGACGAGAACGGCCGCGTCTATCGCGTAGGCGAGACGGACCGCGACATCCTCGGCCATTCCCGTAAGTTCATGGTGTATCTGCCATGGGTCGCGATGATGGCCATCAGCGTTTCCGAGTACGCCTACGGTTCGGCGGAGGACACCCTGTCCAGCGCACATGGCTGGACGCAGTCGAATACCTTCTGGATCCTGAGCGTCTGGGTGTTCTTCCAGGCGGGCATCGCCTTCCCGGCCGGATGGATGCGGGAGAAGGGCATCCTGACCGCCAAGCGGGCCACCATGGTCGGCGCCTTCCTGTGCCTGTTCGGATTCCTCGCGCTGTCCCATTTCAACAACGTGTGGCTGGCGATCCTGGGATTCGGTGTCATCGGCGGACTGGGCTCCGGCCTCGTCTACTCGACCTGTATCAACATGGTCGGCAAATGGTTCCCGGAGCGAAAAGGCGGCAAGACCGGTTTCGTCAACGGCGGGTTCGCGTACGGGTCTCTTCCGTTCATCTTCATCTTCAACTACGCGTTCGACACGTCGAACTACCACCGTGTGCTCGACATGATCGGTGTCTATGTGCTGGTGGTCGTACTCGCCTGTGCGTTCTTCTTCCGGGACCCGCCGAAGAACTGGTGGCCGCACGAGGTCGACCCGCTGAAGAAGTCGGGCTCGGACAAGGAGGCCAAGTCCCTCGCCAAGAACCCGCCCGCCGTCCGTCAGTTCACGCCCATGGAGGCCGTCAGGACCGGCATGCTGCCGCTCATGTGGTTCAGCCTCGTGCTGACGGCAGGCGTGTCGATCTTCGGCATCTCCTTCCAGGTGGACTTCGCCAAGGAGGTGGGCTTCGGGCCGCTGGTCGCCGCGTCGTCGATGGGTGTGATGGCGGTCATCAACGGCGTCGGACGTGCGGTCGTCGGCTGGCTGTCGGACATCTGGGGTCGCAAGGTGAGCCTGGTGTTCGTCATCGTCGTCCTGGGCCTCGCCCAGTTCGGCGTCATCTGGGCGGGTGACATCCACAGTGAGTGGCTGTTCCTGTTCTTCGCGTTCCTGTCGGGCTTCGGCGGCGGCGCGTTCTACCCGATGTTCGCGGCGCTCACACCGGACTACTTCGGCGAGAACTACAACGCCACCAACTACGGCCTCGTGTACAGCGGCAAGCTGGTCAGCGGCCTGTTCGGCGGCGGGCTCGGCTCCATGGTGGTCGCCGCGTGGGGCTACAACGGGGCGTACGCGCTCGCCGGGGGCGTCTCGATGGTGGCGGCAGCCGTGGCCCTGCTGCTGCGGCAGCCCGGGGGCGAGCAGGCGGAAAAGGTGGTGGCCACCACGTAG